Proteins encoded by one window of Armatimonadota bacterium:
- a CDS encoding prepilin-type N-terminal cleavage/methylation domain-containing protein, with protein sequence MRKSMNRHNRAFTLIELLVVIAIIAILAAILFPVFAQAKAAAKNTVAISNMKQLGTAWCMYQTDYDDYFSPRRTDVGPPVGPGQYSWKQMLMPYIKNQQLFSDPMNRAAQYPDDCSDANLRAGWGQVIVGDKLARGYAYYDQAWFVNQNWNAQSYSPTQLEQPANTIAICEHKRVWVDTGPWLNWDKNDWDPVLGTVGSLGWPWGGNKWEEKAMVVVYVDGHAKRAAHTRICGRNDELNMWNYQRNKLATGYGLGDLTWMDTYCVTMPPQVK encoded by the coding sequence ATGAGGAAATCCATGAATCGTCATAACCGTGCCTTTACGCTCATCGAATTGCTGGTCGTGATTGCGATCATCGCAATCCTGGCCGCAATTCTCTTCCCGGTGTTCGCTCAGGCGAAAGCCGCTGCAAAGAACACCGTGGCCATCTCCAACATGAAGCAACTCGGAACCGCCTGGTGCATGTATCAGACCGACTACGACGACTACTTCTCGCCGCGACGAACCGATGTCGGCCCTCCGGTGGGCCCCGGGCAATACTCCTGGAAGCAGATGCTGATGCCCTACATCAAGAATCAGCAGCTCTTCTCGGACCCGATGAACCGCGCTGCCCAGTATCCGGACGACTGTTCCGATGCGAACCTCCGCGCAGGGTGGGGCCAAGTGATTGTCGGCGACAAGCTCGCCCGAGGCTATGCGTACTACGACCAAGCCTGGTTCGTGAACCAGAACTGGAACGCGCAGAGCTACTCGCCGACCCAGCTCGAGCAGCCGGCGAACACCATCGCCATCTGCGAGCACAAGCGCGTTTGGGTGGACACCGGCCCCTGGCTGAACTGGGACAAGAACGATTGGGACCCCGTGCTGGGCACGGTCGGTTCGCTCGGCTGGCCCTGGGGCGGCAACAAGTGGGAGGAGAAGGCGATGGTGGTGGTCTATGTGGACGGCCATGCCAAGCGCGCCGCTCACACCCGGATCTGCGGCCGCAACGACGAGCTCAACATGTGGAACTATCAGCGAAACAAGCTCGCCACAGGCTATGGCCTTGGTGACCTGACCTGGATGGACACCTACTGTGTGACGATGCCTCCGCAAGTCAAGTAG